AGAGAAGGCTTGTCACAGCAGCATAACGTAACACCCTCGAAAAACACATGGTATGCACATTCATTGTACTCTCCTTATATTGCTTCAATTATTTTTTAGCATACAGCATAAGTATAGAGTCAATTTTTAAATTATGCCTAAAATATGATCATAATTTTTGGTTGGTGATCTTTAGACTCTATAAATTAATCCATTCTTTATATTCCTTGATGCACTATTTTGATGTACACAGCTATTCACTTTATTTGAAATGGATTCAAATGATGAAATAGTGTACTGATAATTATTAGCTTAAATTCAGAGAAGATTAATCATTATAAATTCTTGCTGACAGCAGGATAATTTCCAGATCTGAACTACAATAAAAATAGCTGGACAGATAATTGAGTAGGAAAATGGATCGCTTTCAAGATCGTTATCAAGCTGGACAATTATTAGGAGAGAAGCTTAAGCCTTACGCGAACCGAAATGATGTCATAGTGCTTGCACTACCTCGTGGAGGAGTGCCTGTAGCTGCAATGATTTCAGAGGTAATAAATGCTCCATTGGATTTAATGATTGTTCGCAAACTTGGTGTTCCCGGGCATGAAGAATTAGCTTTTGGTGCTTTGGCCAGTAATAAAATAACAGTTTATAATGAAGAGTTGCTGCAGTATTTACAACTTTCTCAAAAAGACATCAATCAGGTCATTTCTCAAGAAGAAAACGAATTAGCAAGGCGGAATAGAATTTATCGTGGTGACAAACCTTTTCCCGATTTAAAAAATAAAATCGTAGTCCTGGTTGATGACGGTATTGCCACAGGAGCTAGTATGCGTGTTGCTGTTCTTGCTTTACGTAAGGAATCACCTAAAAAGATTATTGTGGCGGTTCCTGTAGCACCTGAGGATATGAACGACATAATGAAAAATGTTGCGGATGAATATGTTTGTCTTATATCCCCCCTGTCTTTTAACGCTGTGGGTCTTTGGTATGAGGATTTCTCCCAGACAGAGGATGAAGAGGTATTATATTTGCTTAATAAATCATACGGTAGGTCATTATAAAAATAACAAGTTCTGCTGTTTCAAAAATAGAACAGGACTTACGAAAAACCCCAATCTCTTTGTTAAAAAATGTTTTTAATTCGGTCATTTAGTGTATCTAAACTCTCTCATTAAAAACATTTTTTGCCTTGACCTTGGGGTTTTTCGTAAGTCCTGTAGAAATTACTTCCCATGCATATTTTAATGATTATGGGGTTAGTGAGTTTATTCATATGCTTTGTTTTTTGAGGTGTGAATTACGAGCATATTGTGAGGTCAAGGTGTTTTATCAAACTTCAAAAGTCTTAAGACTTTATATCCATTTGCAAACACCTGACTTCATAAAAAGGTTACAGATTTAAATAATATTGCATTAAGCAGTATATTGAACCCCAAACAAGATAGCATTCATCATGGGGTTTTCATCGTCAATGCTTAAACTGGATCTTAGTGTGTTAGGATTGAAAACTGCTGTTGTTCCTGGATTTGCGCCAAGAGCGAACAAATAAGAGCCAGTAATAGCCCAGTTGGAGTCAAAGTTATAAGCAACTCCCAGCTTCGCTGCTGGTAAGACAGCAGTCCTGTTCGTTTTCATATCGAAATTATCCACTATAGGGAATATTTGCGGAGTAAAAAAGGCACTTGTGTCTGTTTGCATATTTTGAATGAGCGCTCCTGCCTTGGCAGACCAACTAAAATAGTTTTGAAAATAGGTAATGCCGAGTAGGGCATCAAATCCACTCAAGGTATGCTTTATCGTTAAGGCTGCAGGTACCCGGCCTAAAGCTCCTGGAACACTTGGATTAATAGTAGTTCTACCATAGTAACCCCAGCCCACTTCGCCTGTGAATCCATATTGATCATCTATCATACTAAGCACACCGACAGCCAGGCGGCCACTATAGCCTTGTTTATCTTCTGTCGAGGTGAGCGTATTGTTGGTGCCAACTATAGTGAAATTGTATCCATCAATAGAACTCCAGGTGTACCCACCCTCAAGTGATGCAAAAGTAGAGCAACAAGAATTGGAATCACCCATACCACCAGCATGGACAAAAGTACTGGACAGGGCAGAAATTAAGGGGAACAGGATAAATTTTTTCATGATTTAGTAACTCATTCCATGTTTATTATTATAAAAGTGAATAATTTAAATCAGTTAGAAAGGAATTACCAGTAAAATTAATATTGATGTTGGCTTCCTATAAATCATGGCAATTTTTTTTGTATTCTACTAGTATGTGTTTTTCTCTAAATATATTCTTGTAAGGAAACATGAATACATCGAATACCTCTTTTAAAACTCTGGGAGCAATATGCATTGGCAATGCTATGGAATGGTATGATTTCATGATCTATAACTTCATGCTGCTTTTTATTGCTCAAGCTTTTTTTCCAAGTCATAATCGTGTGATTTCCCTATTAGCAACAATGGCAAGTTCTGGAGTAGCTCTGGTAATAAGGCCTCTGGGTGGTGTTTTTTTAGCAGTTTGGGCAGACAAACATGGGCATCATAAAGCCTTAATGCTGGTTTTTTATTTAATGGCTGCCGCAACCATGCTGATTACTTTTACACCCTCCTACGCCGCAATAGGTTTGTCGGCTACTTGTGTTATTGTCTTTGCACGATTGTTGCAAGGCCTTGCTACTGGAGGGGAATTTGGAATCTCCAGCTCTTTATTAGTTAGCTTATCCCCAAGCGATAAAAAAGGGTTTTACACTTCTTTACAAATGGTAGGCCAGCTCTTGGCAATATTAATGGGTTCTTCAGCGTGCCTTATGTTAACTCTCTATTGTTCCAATGAAACCTTATATCAATTTGCCTGGAGAATACCTTTTGCTTTAGGGCTTTTGATTCTACCTTTAGGATGGGTTTTAAGGCGTCGATTGCAACGAGAGTTCACATGGAAGAAAGAGCAAAAGGGGACAGGACAATTATTTACTTTGGTAAAGCAACAAAAACGTTCCTTGTTGATTGCTTTTAGCCTTGTAGCAGGGTGCACAGGCTCGATTTATACCTTATTCAGTTATATGCCTACCTATTGTAAATTGTATTTGAATTTATCGTTGACAGAGGCGTATTTAGGAACTGCAGTTGGAATTTTAGTCAGTATTCTTACTATTCCTTTTTTTGGATCACTGTCGGATAGAATAGGCAAAAAAATAATTATGTTATGTGCTTTGGTTTGTTATTTTGGATTAATTTATCCTTTGCTTTTCTTGCTGAACCAACATCCTGGTATAAATATTCTCATTTTGGTTGAAAGCATTTTAGGTTTGTGTATTGGTGCCTATTTTGGGGTGTTGACCATTACGGTGAGCTCTTTATTTCCACCATCAGTGCGATCTACCTGTTTAGCAGTCAGCTATAATTCAGCTGTCATGTTGTTTGGTGGTTTTGCTCCATTTATTATCACAGCATTCATTGAATATACTAAAAACCCTATGGTTTTTACTTATTATCAAATGACAACAGTCTCTATCAGTTTGATGGCAGCTCTTTCTTATAAGGAAGAGAGGGAGTTATCTGAGCATCACCCAGAACATCTCGTTGCAATTTAAAAGGTATGAATATGACGACTTTAGATTGGTTAAAACATCTCATTTCTTTTGATACTACTTCGCGAAACTCTAATCTATCACTGATTGAATATTTAGCGAACGGGTTAAATGATTTTAAAATTAATCCTGTCTTAATTCACGATAGTAAAGAGCAAAAAGCTAATCTATTAGCCACGTTACCAGGAAAACAGGGGTGTTTGGAGGGAGGAATCATTCTCTCTGGTCATACTGATGTTGTTCCTGTTGATGGTCAAACATGGGATAGCGATCCTTTTCAAGCCACTCTCAAAGATAACAAAGTGTATGGTCGTGGCGCGTGTGATATGAAAGGATTTATTGCGGTTGTGATGGCATTAGTCCCTCAGTTGAAAGAAATGAATCTGGATTTTCCAGTTCATTTTGCGTTTTCTTATGATGAGGAAATCGGTTGTCTTGGTGTACCTTCGCTGATCGATAAAATATTGGAACTCAATTATCAACCTCGTGCTTGTATTGTAGGTGAACCAACTTTAATGAAGCCTGTTGTGGGTCATAAAGGCAAATATTCTTATCGCTGTCAAATCCACGGTGTTGCGGCTCACTCTTCATTAACGAATCAAGGATGTAATGCTATCGAGCATGCTGCAGGTTTTATAAGCTACCTTCGCGGGATGGCTAATGAATTTAAACAACATGGAAATCGGGATTTTTCTTATGACGTTCCATACACCACGCTTACTACCAATCTGATCAAAGGCGGTAATGCTTATAACACTATTCCAAGTTTGTGTGAGTTTGTTTTTGAGTTTAGAAATTTGTCTGCTGATAGTTCTGAGGAATTAAACCAGAAAATTATGTCCTATGTTAAGGAAGAGCTTGTTCCTAACCTGCATAATGATCACCCTGAATCTAATGTTAATCTTGATACCATAGCAAAAGCTCCTGGTTTGGATACGCCGATTACAGATCCAGTAGTTAGAGCAGCTCAAACAGTTTGCCAGAGTGATAAACTGATGAAAGTAGCTTACGCTACAGAAGCTGGACTATTTCAACAGGCAGAAATTCCGACTATTGTATGTGGTCCTGGTAGTATCGAACAGGCCCATAGAGCCAATGAATATGTTGAGGTAGAGCAATTACGTTTATGTGAGGAATTTATAATCAATATGCTGCAATCTCATTTTTGAGCTCTTATCAGATTGGTAAGTAAAAAATCATCGTTATTTGATACTGATTTTACTAGAACTTTTACAAGGTATTCACAAAGATATACACAGATTTTGTGGATAACATGATTAGATGAAGTTTGCTTAGTTTTAAATAAAAACATATAATTATCATTTACTTATTGAAATAAGTGTTTTTTTATATTGTCATTTATCGCAATGATTTTATTTTATCTACAATCTTTAAAAGGCTAAGCTTTGAGGTAATTAACTTGCTTTGAGAGTTTATCTGAGTTGCCTTCAATCAGGATTAATTACAAAAGATGCTTCTATCGTAAGTTGTTACTCAATAATTATAATGCTTTTTTTATTGCGAGAGAAAATTACGTGTCCAAATTTATTTTTGTCATTGGAGGAACAGGGACCGGCAAAACGACTGTTTCAGAAGAAATTAAATCAATAGCAGAAGCGCAACATTTAACGGTTGCGATATTGAATCTGGATCATTATTACTTGCCCAAAAGTATGATATATCCGGATAAGCCAAAGAATTTTGATGTGCCTGAAGCCCTGGAACAAACGTTAATTCAACAGCATTTGCAGGATTTAGAGGCTGGTAAAACCATATTCAGACCAACCTATGATATGGCAAGTAGTGACAGGGTATTGAATGGGCAAATGAAGATTATTCCTGCTGATATCATTATTGTCGAAGGAATTTTTGCTGGTGAATATTTATCCTGTTTAAGGAATCAAACAGAAAAACTTAAAATTTATTTGCAATCCAACCAAATAAATGACAATTACACCAGAAAGGAAGACAGAGATATAGTTGACAGAAAAAGATCATCGACTCATGTCAATATTGCGAAAAAAAATCAAATGGCAGGATTTTTTAGATATGTCGCTACCCATATGATTTCTTCAAATATGGTCATTGATAATCCTTGGCTTCCTCAACAAAATATGACCAGTATCGAAAAAATTCCTTTGATTGCAGGCTGCAACTTAATAAAGTTAAATGAATTCTTATCCTCAACTGATTGTCAATTTTTATATAAAACATATAGTTAAGATAAAACTTATTGCCCCTGAGGTAGATTGAGGGCAATATGAAATATGATATTTAAAATGGAGTTAAAATTCCAGTGACTCCTTGTTGGGGTTACAATGCTCTTCATAGAGATCTTCTAATTCATGATAAGTATCTTGTAATGCTTCTACATCATAATGGTTTGATTTTGCTTTTTTTATTAAATTCTCATAATCTTGGATAATGAAATAATAGTCATCTGATAGATCAATCTCTTCTTGATGCTCGAAGCCTTTAAGTTCGGCTAATAGGTCTTCAAATTTTTCTTTTATATTATTGAACTCTTCTTCCGTGCCAGACACCGGTGCTTGAGCTTCCTTTTTATTCATCCATTGAATAACCAAATATAAGGCGATAACGCCGATGGGTATCAGTGCGATTAATCCCAAATAGCCTATAGAATTTTGTGTGGGTGAACTGGGCTGGGTTGTGCATTGATTATTATCAGGTGAACAAGGAGTAGTTGTATTGCCAGGCAGGGTGGCGAACAGAGGTTTGTAAGCATTGGGTGAGGGGGGGGCGGAAGTGAATAGATCAACTGTTGGTATAGGGCTAGGTACTAACTTGAGTGGCTCAGGTGGTTGAGGAAGTGGGAGTCCTTTCAATTCGTGTTGGATTTTCATCCAATCATGCATGGACAACATCAATTTATTAAGCGCTTGAGTTTGTCCGGCTATTGCTTCAAAGGATGTTTCTTTTAATTTAGGTTGATTTAAATGGCTAACGACTTCATTGACCCGGCTTTTTAAAGCCTTATTCGTTTTTTTGAGGTCAGAAGAGCTGGATGGAAATTGAGAGAGTGTGTCCTGATTTTTAATAAAAATCTTTAGTTTCTCTTTTTCATTAGTAAGCCAATTTTTCCAGAAGGATAAATTTTGTTCCTCTTGTATTGCTTTATGATAGGCTTGAGTGTTCGCATCAATTATTTCATCAATATGTTCTGACGATGAGTCAATAAAACTATCAATTTGTGTCAGAAGAGATTGCATTTGATGTTTGAATTGATGAACAGTATAGACTTCACCAGCCTGCCCCAGAAGATCCATGATTTCCTGGATGACCTTCTGAAATCGTTCCAACTCGTTAAGATCAGAGACTGCTTTGGCATAATGATCAAGGATCTCATCTTTCATGGTGATTAATTTGAAGTGAGGGCAATCACTTAATTGCTCTTTAGTCAAATGAAGTATTGGCAGGGGATCTGCAACTAATTCATTTGATTTTTGTGCACAATGTTTGGCTGCTTGGGTTGGATAGGAAGCGGAGTCACTGATTTTATCCAGTTCAAATTCATAGGAGTGGGGATTGACTGGATTGGCATTCAGAGCATAATGCAAGATTCTATTTCGTTCACTGGATAATTTTCTGATGTCTTTTGATAGCTCTCCCAGTTTATCTCTAAGAAGTTGTGTTTCCAGCATATGATCCAGATGTGGATGAATTTTATTATCCACTGCTTTGCGAAAATTGGCTAAAAATAATCGGTCCGATCCAACCAGAGGCGAAATATTTTTTTCAATAGTACGCAGGTAGCGAGTGACTGACTCAAGTTGATCTTTTACTTGTTGTATATTGTTGTTCTGACTTAGCCCTTTTAAGATATTGTTTACATCAAGAAGAACAAAATTCATGGGTTGGTTTAAATGTTCTGGAGGTAGCTCTCTATTCCTTAATAAAAGATAGTCACCCACTTTTTGCATTAAGTCATAAAGTTGTGGCCATTGGAGGCGCTGATTATCAATGGGTTGGACATGGAAATCATCGAGGCTTAACACATGTCTTGGCTTGTAGGCATTTGAATAAAACCAGGCATGTTCATAAAGATTAACCAATGCTTGATCGTCGCTGGCAAACCAGGAGCTGGGATTATTAAGATAATCCGGATGAATCCCTGAATTGGAACGAATTTTTAAAATCCACTCTCTGAAGTTTAACTCTTCCTCTGTGTAGCAACTTTCAGAATGAATCCAAAAGCGTCCTTTTTTAGGTAACGGTATATATGAAGCTTCAAGCTCTCTCTTTTCCTTTCCCATACTTCTCACTCCTTGAGAAAGCAAAAAAAAACTTAAGGTAATTCCAGATTAACACTAGATTAGCAATAGCTTTTTTTGCTGCCGATTAATAATATCCATAACCAACTGGGTAATTTTTCTTCCAATTTATTTGATAACACTGTTTAAGGAATTATGCAATAGTTAATCAATTGTTTTATTTTAAAACAACTTGAATTCTTGCAAGAAAGAAAATGGATGTGCCGTTTCTTTCACCTGCTCCTGTTTTTTGATAAATTACAATTTTAATTTTAACGGATTGTTTATGCCTTCTTTTGATATCGTTTCTAAAATGAATGAAGTGGATTTGCGTAATGCAGTAGATAATGCGGTTCGTGAAGTGAGCACAAGATTTGATTTTCGTGGAGTAGAGGCTACTATCGAGCTGAAAGATCTTACTGTTACTTTACGTTCTGAATCAGATTTTCAGGTGCGTCAGCTTGAAGATTTATTTAGGAATCATTGTTCCAAACGTAACGTCAGTACCTCAGGAGTGGATATAGAAGAGGAACCTGTTCATAGTGGAAAGTTCTATACTCTTACTATGACTTTTAAACAAGGCATTGACCAACCTACTGCTAAAGAGATAGTGAAGTACATTAAAGACACCAAAGCCAAAGTTCAAACCTCTATTCAGGGAGATAAAGTGAGAGTGAGTGGAAAAAAGCGAGATGATCTTCAGGAAACCATTGCTTTATTAAAAAAATCAAATATTGAATTGCCTTTGCAGTATGAAAATTTTCGTGATTAATAAATATGAATTCGATATAAAAGGCAAAGAAATGCCTTTTATATCTCTCAATGAACGATATCAAGTAAAATAAATGCATAGTGTTTATACGAAATTCACTCTCAAAGAGCCAGTACATGGTTCTAATCAAAGTCTGTTATTGTTGATTAATGAAATTGCTTTTGCGTTAGATTTGGTTTTCCCGAACTTGGTATAAGCCATTGAAGTGAACTCATCTGCAGTCAAGGGTTTGCTCAGGAGGAAACCTTGTCCAAAATGACATTTTCTTGACACAAGATATTTTAATTGAGGTATGGTTTCAATACCCTCAGCAACAATACTCATTCCCAACTCATTAGCTAATTTAATAATGATGTCTATGATGACTACTTTTTCATGTTCGTTATATATATCAGAGATAAAGGTTTTATCAATTTTTAAGCTGTCAATGGGGAGAGTTTTTAGTCTGTTAAGAGAGGAGTATTCTTTGCCAAAATCATCCAATGACAGCTTTATTCCCAAGCCAGAAATTACATGAAGCATTTCAGAGATTTCATCTTGATCACCCATTAAAGCATTTTCAGTAATTTCGAGTTCAAGATATTCTGCAGGGTATTGATATTCTTGTAATATTTTTTCAAGAATTTTAGGAAATTGTGGATTTGTTAATTGCACAGGAGAAATATTAATGGAAAAGGAAAGCATCTTGTTGTATTGATTAGCCCAGCGCATTAATTGTGCACAGGATTTTTGTAATACCCATTGACTCAGTTCTGTTATTAATCCCGTGTTTTCAGCTACAGGTATAAACTCATTTGGAGACACATTTCCCAAGGCTTCATTATTCCAGCGTAAAAGAATTTCTGCACCAATAATCTCCATATTAATCAGGTTAAACTTGGGTTGATAATACAGTTCAAATTCATCATTTTGTAACGCTTTTCGAAGATGAGATTCCAACTCGGATTCCCTATGTTGTGAGTAACCTAGTTGTTCAGTATAAAATTGATACGTATTTTTACC
Above is a genomic segment from Legionella pneumophila subsp. pascullei containing:
- a CDS encoding outer membrane beta-barrel protein codes for the protein MKKFILFPLISALSSTFVHAGGMGDSNSCCSTFASLEGGYTWSSIDGYNFTIVGTNNTLTSTEDKQGYSGRLAVGVLSMIDDQYGFTGEVGWGYYGRTTINPSVPGALGRVPAALTIKHTLSGFDALLGITYFQNYFSWSAKAGALIQNMQTDTSAFFTPQIFPIVDNFDMKTNRTAVLPAAKLGVAYNFDSNWAITGSYLFALGANPGTTAVFNPNTLRSSLSIDDENPMMNAILFGVQYTA
- a CDS encoding YajQ family cyclic di-GMP-binding protein, encoding MPSFDIVSKMNEVDLRNAVDNAVREVSTRFDFRGVEATIELKDLTVTLRSESDFQVRQLEDLFRNHCSKRNVSTSGVDIEEEPVHSGKFYTLTMTFKQGIDQPTAKEIVKYIKDTKAKVQTSIQGDKVRVSGKKRDDLQETIALLKKSNIELPLQYENFRD
- a CDS encoding MFS transporter, encoding MNTSNTSFKTLGAICIGNAMEWYDFMIYNFMLLFIAQAFFPSHNRVISLLATMASSGVALVIRPLGGVFLAVWADKHGHHKALMLVFYLMAAATMLITFTPSYAAIGLSATCVIVFARLLQGLATGGEFGISSSLLVSLSPSDKKGFYTSLQMVGQLLAILMGSSACLMLTLYCSNETLYQFAWRIPFALGLLILPLGWVLRRRLQREFTWKKEQKGTGQLFTLVKQQKRSLLIAFSLVAGCTGSIYTLFSYMPTYCKLYLNLSLTEAYLGTAVGILVSILTIPFFGSLSDRIGKKIIMLCALVCYFGLIYPLLFLLNQHPGINILILVESILGLCIGAYFGVLTITVSSLFPPSVRSTCLAVSYNSAVMLFGGFAPFIITAFIEYTKNPMVFTYYQMTTVSISLMAALSYKEERELSEHHPEHLVAI
- a CDS encoding uridine kinase, encoding MSKFIFVIGGTGTGKTTVSEEIKSIAEAQHLTVAILNLDHYYLPKSMIYPDKPKNFDVPEALEQTLIQQHLQDLEAGKTIFRPTYDMASSDRVLNGQMKIIPADIIIVEGIFAGEYLSCLRNQTEKLKIYLQSNQINDNYTRKEDRDIVDRKRSSTHVNIAKKNQMAGFFRYVATHMISSNMVIDNPWLPQQNMTSIEKIPLIAGCNLIKLNEFLSSTDCQFLYKTYS
- the argE gene encoding acetylornithine deacetylase; translation: MTTLDWLKHLISFDTTSRNSNLSLIEYLANGLNDFKINPVLIHDSKEQKANLLATLPGKQGCLEGGIILSGHTDVVPVDGQTWDSDPFQATLKDNKVYGRGACDMKGFIAVVMALVPQLKEMNLDFPVHFAFSYDEEIGCLGVPSLIDKILELNYQPRACIVGEPTLMKPVVGHKGKYSYRCQIHGVAAHSSLTNQGCNAIEHAAGFISYLRGMANEFKQHGNRDFSYDVPYTTLTTNLIKGGNAYNTIPSLCEFVFEFRNLSADSSEELNQKIMSYVKEELVPNLHNDHPESNVNLDTIAKAPGLDTPITDPVVRAAQTVCQSDKLMKVAYATEAGLFQQAEIPTIVCGPGSIEQAHRANEYVEVEQLRLCEEFIINMLQSHF
- a CDS encoding phosphoribosyltransferase, which gives rise to MDRFQDRYQAGQLLGEKLKPYANRNDVIVLALPRGGVPVAAMISEVINAPLDLMIVRKLGVPGHEELAFGALASNKITVYNEELLQYLQLSQKDINQVISQEENELARRNRIYRGDKPFPDLKNKIVVLVDDGIATGASMRVAVLALRKESPKKIIVAVPVAPEDMNDIMKNVADEYVCLISPLSFNAVGLWYEDFSQTEDEEVLYLLNKSYGRSL